In Mycteria americana isolate JAX WOST 10 ecotype Jacksonville Zoo and Gardens chromosome 3, USCA_MyAme_1.0, whole genome shotgun sequence, a single genomic region encodes these proteins:
- the ZFP36L2 gene encoding mRNA decay activator protein ZFP36L2 has protein sequence MSTTLLSAFYDIDFLCKTEKSLTNLSSMLDKKAVGTPVTPPSSSFAPGFLRRHSTSNLPALAGGSKFPSPTGSSSSSTTSSSSSSFGSLKETGSGGGGSSSPTALLNKENKFRDRSFSENGERSQHLMQQLQQQQQAAAAGKGGGSGGGGGAPINSTRYKTELCRPFEESGACKYGEKCQFAHGFHELRSLTRHPKYKTELCRTFHTIGFCPYGPRCHFIHNADERRPAPGGGTAAPPAAAAAAGPHHHPHHPPPHPAGSAGDLRAFAPREHPLGGGGFGHPRGGERPKLHHSLSFSGFSAHHHHHHHPHPHSAAPPPPPPPGGRLDAALLESPGGSRTPPPPASASYCEELLSPPCANNAFAFSGQELGSLIAPLALHTQNFAAAAAAAAAAYYRCQQQPPPPGGGCPPPPASPPFSFQPLRRLSESPVFDAPPSPPDSLSDRESYLSGSLSSGSLSGSESPSLDSGRRLPIFSRLSISDD, from the exons ATGTCGACGACACTTTTATCTGCCTTCTACGACATCGACTTCTTGTGCAAG acGGAGAAGTCCCTGACCAACCTCAGCAGCATGCTGGACAAGAAGGCCGTGGGGACCCCGGTCACCCCCCCTAGCTCCAGCTTCGCGCCGGGCTTCCTGCGGCGGCACTCGACCAGCAACCTGCCGGCGCTGGCCGGCGGCTCCAAGTTCCCCAGCCCCACCGGCTCCAGCTcttcctccaccacctcctcctcctcctcctcgttcGGCAGCCTGAAGGAGACGGGCTCCGgcggaggcggcagcagcagccccacggcCCTGCTCAACAAGGAGAACAAGTTCCGGGACCGCTCCTTCAGCGAGAACGGCGAGCGCAGCCAGCACCTcatgcagcagctccagcagcagcagcaggcggcggcggccggcaaggggggcggctccggcggcggcggcggggcccccatCAACTCGACGCGCTACAAGACGGAGCTGTGCCGCCCCTTCGAGGAGAGCGGCGCCTGCAAGTACGGCGAGAAGTGCCAGTTCGCCCACGGCTTCCACGAGCTGCGCAGCCTCACCCGCCACCCCAAGTACAAGACCGAGCTCTGCCGCACCTTCCACACCATCGGCTTCTGCCCCTACGGCCCGCGCTGCCACTTCATCCACAACGCCGACGAGCGCCGcccggcgcccggcgggggcacggccgccccccccgccgccgccgccgccgcggggccgcacCACCACCCGCACCACCCGCCCCCGcaccccgccggcagcgccggcgaCCTCCGCGCCTTCGCCCCCCGCGAGCACCCGCTGGGCGGCGGCGGCTTCGGGCACCCGCGCGGCGGCGAGCGGCCCAAGCTGCACCACAGCCTGAGCTTCTCCGGCTTCTccgcccaccaccaccaccaccaccacccgcaCCCCCacagcgccgccccgccgccgccgccgccgcccggcggccGCCTGGACGCCGCCCTGCTGGAGAGCCCCGGCGGGTCGcgcacgccgccgccgcccgcctccgcctcctACTGCGAGGAGCTGCTCTCGCCGCCCTGCGCCAACAACGCCTTCGCCTTCtcggggcaggagctgggcagcctcATCGCCCCGCTCGCCCTCCACACCCAGAActtcgccgccgccgcggccgccgccgccgccgcctactaccgctgccagcagcagccgccgccgcccggcgggggctgcccgccgccccccgcctcgccgccctTCAGCTTCCAGCCCCTCCGCCGCCTCTCCGAGTCGCCCGTCTTCGACGCGCCGCCCAGCCCCCCGGACTCGCTCTCCGACCGGGAGAGCTACCTGAGCGGCTCCCTCAGCTCCGGCTCCCTCAGCGGCTCCGAGTCGCCCAGCCTGGACTCGGGCCGCCGCCTGCCCATCTTCAGCCGCCTCTCCATCTCCGACGACTAg